The following are encoded together in the Scomber scombrus chromosome 7, fScoSco1.1, whole genome shotgun sequence genome:
- the cd79a gene encoding B-cell antigen receptor complex-associated protein alpha chain: MATVTFFLLCSFIVLFAQGKVTLKDDRTWRRVKLSDPVVLDCCYEDTDKPSKVYLTWINLVKAANNTYAEELVKRSHVIHGERNASMEFCGTLTFISVQLNDTGLYQCYLNGSSVHYTHGTYLQVYKPMEKTINLSERTKNRILTAEGILLLLCVLVPSATLLQKSKKLYQLEKKKVKKEEENIYQGLNLDDCCNTTYDQIERSQAQGPYQDVGNIMEEAEIQLEKP, encoded by the exons ATGGCAACAGTtacattttttctcctctgcagcTTTATTG TGCTTTTTGCTCAGGGTAAGGTGACTTTAAAGGACGACAGGACCTGGAGAAGGGTGAAACTCTCTGACCCCGTTGTACTGGACTGCTGCTACGAAGACACTGATAAACCTAGTAAAGTCTATTTAACTTGGATCAATCTAGTTAAAGCTGCCAACAACACCTATGCTGAAGAGCTTGTGAAGCGTTCACATGTGATTCACGGGGAAAGAAATGCTTCTATGGAGTTTTGTGGTACTCTAACCTTTATATCAGTCCAGCTGAATGATACTGGGCTGTACCAGTGTTATCTGAATGGCAGTAGTGTACACTACACACATGGCACCTACCTACAGGTCTACA aGCCAATGGAGAAGACTATAAACCTCAGTGAAAGAACCAAAAATAGGATCCTGACTGCGGAAGGAATCCTACTTTTACTGTGTGTCCTGGTGCCTTCTGCCACTCTTCTCCAGAAG TCAAAGAAATTATATCAActggagaagaagaaagtgaagaaggaagaggaaaacatATATCAG GGGCTAAATCTGGATGACTGTTGCAACACAACATATGATCAGATTGAGCGCTCCCAGGCACAAGGCCCCTACCAGGATGTGGGAAACATTATGGAGGAGGCCGAAATCCAGCTGGAGAAGCCTTAA